Proteins from a single region of Nitrospira sp.:
- a CDS encoding OmpA family protein: protein MTGRTASMASVVMLGVVMIVSQGCGMKWLQSDGEVSSAQSDKSKNWNGEGVNPNFPGMARGGASGELRGFSQNPDEERLAQSGYRASLNPSDVAVRRRAELTKEEKAAIEAGLQDVFFGYDQWTVSDAAMEALNRDASWLKDHPGAVLKIEGHCDERGTTDYNMVLGDKRAKAAKTYLHEAGISPKQVAIVSFGKEQPFCFDHAESCYQQNRRGHMLLQVKQ from the coding sequence ATGACGGGAAGAACTGCTTCTATGGCCAGTGTGGTTATGCTGGGTGTAGTCATGATTGTGAGTCAGGGTTGCGGGATGAAATGGCTTCAGTCCGACGGAGAGGTCTCGTCAGCACAGTCTGACAAGTCAAAAAACTGGAATGGAGAAGGCGTCAATCCCAATTTCCCTGGCATGGCCCGTGGGGGGGCTTCAGGCGAACTCAGAGGGTTTTCTCAGAATCCCGATGAAGAGCGATTGGCTCAAAGCGGCTATCGAGCTTCGCTGAATCCTTCCGATGTCGCCGTAAGGCGGCGCGCCGAATTGACGAAGGAAGAGAAGGCCGCCATTGAAGCAGGACTCCAGGACGTATTTTTTGGTTACGATCAGTGGACCGTATCCGATGCCGCTATGGAAGCGCTGAATCGCGATGCAAGCTGGTTGAAGGATCATCCTGGTGCCGTCCTGAAAATTGAAGGCCATTGCGACGAGCGAGGAACGACCGATTACAACATGGTTCTTGGCGACAAGCGGGCGAAGGCAGCAAAGACATACCTTCATGAAGCCGGAATCAGTCCCAAGCAGGTCGCTATTGTATCATTCGGTAAAGAGCAGCCGTTTTGCTTTGACCATGCCGAGTCATGCTACCAGCAAAATCGCCGTGGACACATGTTGCTTCAGGTGAAGCAGTAG
- the ttcA gene encoding tRNA 2-thiocytidine(32) synthetase TtcA yields the protein MPSSPGPPTTLGKLDEETEKLRTRLCRLVGQAIADYRLIEDGDKIMVCLSGGKDSYGLLDILLLLQQRAPVHFDLVAVNLDQKQPGFPAHILPDYLTNRGIPFHIETRDTYSIVKRLIPEGQTTCSLCSRLRRGHLYRIASDLGATKIALGHHRDDINETLFLNLLYTGKLKAMPPKLRSKDGRHLVIRPLAFVKEVDLARYAELRRFPIIPCDLCGSQEDLKRKDVKALLRQWETRSPGCSDSIAAAIANVAPALLMDQRLFDFQTLRTAHDNAGEGDAWLDAESHPPQ from the coding sequence ATGCCTTCATCACCAGGCCCTCCAACGACCCTCGGAAAGTTAGACGAGGAAACTGAAAAACTCCGGACCCGGCTCTGTCGCCTGGTCGGCCAAGCCATCGCCGACTATCGGCTGATTGAAGACGGGGATAAGATCATGGTCTGCCTGTCAGGCGGGAAGGATAGTTATGGCTTACTCGATATCCTGCTCCTTCTGCAACAGCGTGCACCCGTTCACTTTGATCTCGTGGCCGTCAACTTAGACCAAAAACAGCCTGGCTTCCCCGCGCACATTCTGCCGGACTACCTGACGAACCGGGGCATTCCATTTCACATTGAAACGCGCGACACCTACTCCATCGTGAAGCGTCTGATCCCTGAGGGCCAGACCACGTGCTCCCTCTGTTCTCGGCTCAGGCGCGGGCATCTCTATCGCATTGCCTCTGATTTGGGCGCCACCAAGATCGCACTCGGCCACCACCGCGATGATATCAATGAAACATTGTTTCTGAATCTCCTGTACACGGGCAAGCTCAAGGCCATGCCACCAAAACTCCGTTCAAAAGACGGGCGACATCTTGTCATCCGACCGCTCGCCTTTGTGAAGGAAGTAGACCTGGCCCGATACGCGGAACTCCGGAGATTTCCGATCATCCCCTGTGATCTATGCGGATCTCAAGAGGATCTGAAGCGAAAAGACGTAAAGGCCTTGCTCCGTCAGTGGGAAACACGATCGCCCGGCTGCTCGGACAGCATTGCGGCGGCGATCGCCAACGTCGCACCGGCGCTGCTCATGGATCAACGTCTATTTGATTTTCAAACGCTTCGCACGGCACACGACAATGCTGGCGAAGGCGATGCCTGGTTGGATGCTGAGTCACATCCACCGCAGTAG
- a CDS encoding 2,3-bisphosphoglycerate-dependent phosphoglycerate mutase yields the protein MARLVLLRHGESQWNLENRFTGWVDVPLSPRGIQEAKNAGDKLRGFSFNRAFTSVLARANETLRLALEGIGQTNIPIEKDKALNERMYGELQGLNKAETAKKYGDDQVKIWRRSFDVRPPGGESLKDTAERVLPYYESKIKPYVLKDETILIAAHGNSLRALVMELEQLTKEQVLELNIPTGAPLLYELDKNGKVVSHRYL from the coding sequence ATGGCCCGCTTGGTCTTGCTGCGTCACGGTGAATCGCAATGGAATCTGGAGAACCGGTTCACCGGCTGGGTCGATGTCCCGCTTTCCCCGCGCGGCATCCAAGAAGCCAAGAATGCCGGCGATAAGCTGCGCGGCTTCTCTTTCAACCGGGCGTTTACTTCTGTACTGGCCCGCGCAAATGAAACCTTGCGTCTGGCGCTTGAGGGCATCGGGCAAACGAATATCCCGATCGAGAAAGATAAAGCGCTGAACGAGCGGATGTACGGAGAGCTACAGGGGCTGAACAAGGCCGAGACGGCGAAGAAGTATGGCGACGACCAGGTCAAAATTTGGCGTCGGAGTTTTGATGTGCGTCCGCCGGGGGGAGAGAGCTTGAAGGATACGGCCGAGCGGGTGCTTCCCTACTATGAAAGCAAGATCAAGCCCTACGTCCTGAAGGACGAAACGATTCTGATCGCCGCACATGGCAACAGCCTGCGCGCATTGGTCATGGAATTGGAACAGCTTACGAAGGAACAAGTGTTGGAACTCAACATCCCCACCGGCGCTCCGCTCCTGTACGAACTCGACAAGAACGGGAAGGTGGTGTCTCACCGATATTTGTAG
- a CDS encoding shikimate dehydrogenase yields the protein MMEIDAHTGFCGVIGNPVEHSLSPAIHNAAFQQLRLNLVYLAFRVEAIGEAIRGLRALGGFRGASVTIPHKVSSIPFLDEVDPTAGHIGAINTIVVKQGALIGYNTDAIGALRALRGGAGPLAGKRVVMVGSGGAARAIAFALAGESGLAGLTLLGVDANERSRLAADIRSKTSLSVEEAHLDEAVLAKTLPASHILVHCTPIGMSPKTEGTCVPAPLLHAGLAVMDIVYNPRETQLLKDARQAGCVTIPGLEMFLHQAAAQFELWTDQPAPADTMRAVLESRFR from the coding sequence ATGATGGAGATTGATGCACACACAGGGTTCTGCGGGGTTATCGGGAATCCCGTCGAACATTCGCTTTCTCCCGCCATCCACAACGCGGCGTTTCAACAGCTCCGGCTGAATCTGGTGTACCTCGCGTTTCGAGTCGAGGCGATCGGTGAAGCGATCAGGGGGCTCCGTGCGTTGGGTGGATTTCGGGGCGCCAGCGTCACGATCCCTCATAAAGTTTCGTCGATTCCGTTTCTCGACGAGGTTGACCCCACCGCCGGGCACATCGGCGCCATCAATACGATCGTGGTAAAGCAGGGCGCGCTGATTGGGTACAACACCGATGCCATCGGTGCATTGCGTGCGCTTCGTGGAGGGGCGGGGCCTCTCGCCGGAAAACGCGTCGTGATGGTGGGATCGGGAGGAGCAGCCAGGGCGATTGCCTTTGCGCTTGCCGGTGAGTCGGGACTTGCGGGACTAACGTTGCTCGGCGTGGACGCGAATGAGCGGTCGCGATTGGCGGCGGATATTCGATCGAAGACGTCGCTTTCAGTGGAGGAGGCTCATCTCGACGAAGCCGTGCTGGCGAAGACTCTTCCCGCTTCGCACATCCTGGTCCATTGTACTCCGATCGGCATGTCCCCAAAAACTGAAGGGACTTGCGTGCCGGCACCGCTCTTACACGCCGGCTTGGCCGTCATGGATATTGTCTACAATCCGCGCGAGACGCAATTGCTCAAGGATGCCCGGCAGGCAGGATGCGTCACGATTCCCGGGTTGGAAATGTTTCTGCATCAAGCTGCCGCGCAATTTGAGCTGTGGACGGATCAGCCCGCTCCGGCGGATACCATGCGAGCCGTGCTGGAGTCTCGCTTTCGATGA
- a CDS encoding shikimate kinase, whose product MNIVLIGYRGTGKSTVGKVLAARLVLPLVSTDAEIVRRAGRSVPEIVAQHGWEHFRDLESTVCRDFSVQDGLIIDTGGGAILRQENVACLKKNGTLFWLTASIATIASRIGRDTQRPSLTGTKSFVEEIEEVLAVRTPKYREAADHIVPTDGCTINQIVETILSSIQR is encoded by the coding sequence ATGAACATCGTACTGATCGGATATCGCGGGACGGGGAAAAGTACGGTTGGGAAAGTACTGGCTGCGAGGCTCGTGTTGCCGCTGGTCTCGACGGATGCGGAAATTGTTCGTCGGGCGGGGCGATCAGTTCCGGAGATAGTTGCGCAGCATGGGTGGGAGCATTTTCGTGATCTTGAGTCGACGGTTTGTCGGGACTTTTCCGTACAAGATGGACTGATTATCGACACAGGCGGAGGGGCGATTCTTCGTCAGGAGAACGTGGCTTGTTTGAAGAAGAACGGCACGCTGTTTTGGCTGACTGCTTCGATCGCAACGATCGCGTCGCGCATCGGGCGTGATACTCAGCGCCCATCACTGACGGGCACCAAATCATTCGTCGAGGAGATTGAGGAAGTCCTGGCGGTGCGAACGCCCAAGTATCGCGAGGCCGCCGACCATATTGTGCCTACCGATGGATGCACCATCAATCAAATCGTCGAGACGATTCTTTCTTCCATCCAGCGGTAG
- a CDS encoding low molecular weight phosphatase family protein gives MTDNKVKSILFVCTGNIFRSLAAEYALKQYRGSQGLYCVGSAGIEAKPQSIHPIVRARLLEHGADPAGHMQRKLTQPLLDEADCVVAMGRDHQEAVQRLFGRSIPLFSQLCFARDEPVLDLHEALPNWEEDPEVAQAYVVSVVDHICDAIPYFAARLPHLL, from the coding sequence ATGACCGACAATAAAGTGAAGTCGATTCTCTTTGTTTGCACAGGCAACATTTTTCGGAGCCTGGCAGCAGAGTATGCGCTCAAGCAGTATCGTGGTTCGCAAGGCTTGTATTGCGTCGGGTCTGCCGGGATCGAGGCCAAGCCACAATCGATCCATCCCATCGTGCGTGCCAGACTCCTGGAGCATGGCGCTGATCCTGCCGGGCATATGCAACGCAAGCTGACGCAACCCTTACTGGATGAGGCGGACTGTGTCGTGGCAATGGGGCGCGACCATCAAGAAGCGGTGCAACGATTGTTTGGACGATCGATCCCGCTCTTCAGTCAACTGTGTTTTGCTCGCGACGAACCGGTCCTTGATCTGCACGAGGCGCTTCCCAACTGGGAAGAAGATCCCGAGGTGGCGCAGGCCTATGTCGTATCGGTTGTGGATCACATTTGCGATGCAATCCCTTACTTCGCGGCACGATTGCCACATCTTCTGTAA
- the argF gene encoding ornithine carbamoyltransferase produces MTTSRKSKKRAASFAKDLLDVATMPRPQIDALLRLATALKTKLRRGTAHSLLAGKTLGLLFQKPSTRTRVSFEAGMNQLGGHAMVLPMADIQLSRGESVPDTARVLSRYLDGIVIRTYDHGIVQEWAEEAAMPVINGLTDLSHPCQALSDLMTIKEKKGRLKGLKLAYVGDGNNVANSLIEAAAKVGMHIALGCPIGYQPDQHVVDRARQEAARYGSDIEVGVDPQIAVKDADVLYTDVWISMGREREQARRLRTLAPYQLNGRLLQKAKPDAIVMHCLPAHRGEEITAEVLDGPQSVIIDQAENRLHMQKAILVQLLTQKKGRA; encoded by the coding sequence ATGACAACTTCACGCAAGTCGAAGAAGCGGGCAGCCTCATTTGCCAAAGACTTGCTGGATGTGGCGACGATGCCGCGTCCCCAAATCGATGCCTTGTTGCGGCTGGCGACGGCGCTAAAAACGAAGTTGCGACGGGGCACTGCCCATTCGTTGTTGGCGGGGAAGACGCTCGGGCTGCTCTTTCAGAAGCCGTCGACCAGGACTCGCGTGTCGTTCGAGGCCGGCATGAATCAGTTGGGTGGCCATGCGATGGTACTGCCTATGGCGGATATTCAACTTTCACGGGGCGAGAGTGTGCCGGATACCGCTCGTGTGCTGTCACGGTACCTCGACGGGATCGTGATCCGCACCTACGACCACGGCATTGTCCAGGAGTGGGCGGAAGAAGCCGCCATGCCGGTGATTAACGGCTTGACCGATCTGAGCCATCCCTGTCAGGCCCTGTCTGACTTGATGACCATCAAGGAAAAGAAGGGGCGTCTCAAAGGGCTGAAGCTCGCCTATGTCGGCGACGGGAACAATGTGGCGAATTCGTTGATTGAGGCGGCTGCCAAGGTGGGAATGCATATCGCGTTGGGGTGTCCCATCGGCTATCAACCGGATCAGCATGTGGTGGATCGGGCACGGCAGGAAGCGGCGCGCTACGGATCGGACATCGAGGTGGGGGTCGATCCGCAAATCGCCGTAAAAGATGCTGATGTGCTGTACACCGATGTCTGGATCAGCATGGGGCGCGAACGGGAACAAGCCCGGCGTTTGCGGACGCTGGCGCCCTATCAGTTGAATGGGCGGTTGCTGCAGAAAGCGAAACCCGATGCCATTGTCATGCATTGTCTGCCGGCGCATCGCGGCGAAGAAATCACGGCCGAAGTGCTCGATGGACCACAGTCCGTCATTATCGATCAAGCGGAAAATCGGCTGCATATGCAGAAAGCGATCTTGGTTCAGTTGCTGACTCAGAAGAAAGGCAGGGCGTAA
- a CDS encoding acetylornithine transaminase: MPTEELKDYAAKYLMQTYARQPISIVRGRGAKVYDMEGREYIDFVGGIAVNILGHGHPDLVQAIQRQAAQLIHVSNLYYTEPQVRLAQMLVDHSCADRVFFCNSGAEANEAAIKLARRYGHEKYGANRFEIITMKNSFHGRTMATLTATGQEKVQKGFEPLVPGFVYAPFNDFAAIESLVTEKTTAIMLEPIQGEGGVHVADQAYLKNLRELCTQKDILLIFDEVQTGMGRTGTLFAYEQLGVEPDIMTLAKGLGGGMPIGACLAKEAVAAVFTAGSHASTFGGNPLACAAGLAVCRILIEGRVLEQARRMGDYLAKGLADFKDRHRAVRDVRGLGLLQGLEAEIDAKAVVADCLSRGVLVNATSERVLRFVPPLIISQAEIDRVLETLSSIFNQRTMAEKDQPH, encoded by the coding sequence ATGCCGACAGAGGAACTGAAAGATTACGCAGCCAAGTATTTGATGCAAACCTATGCGCGTCAGCCGATTTCAATCGTGCGGGGGCGTGGAGCCAAGGTCTACGACATGGAAGGCCGGGAGTACATCGACTTTGTCGGTGGCATCGCGGTCAATATTTTGGGGCATGGCCATCCGGATCTGGTACAGGCGATCCAGCGCCAGGCGGCCCAGCTGATCCATGTGTCGAACCTCTACTACACGGAGCCGCAGGTCAGACTCGCGCAAATGCTGGTCGATCATTCGTGCGCCGACCGGGTCTTTTTCTGCAACAGCGGCGCAGAGGCGAATGAAGCGGCGATCAAGCTGGCGCGGCGCTACGGGCATGAGAAGTACGGAGCGAACCGGTTCGAGATCATCACGATGAAGAATTCCTTCCACGGCCGCACGATGGCGACGTTAACGGCGACCGGCCAGGAGAAGGTGCAGAAAGGCTTTGAGCCGCTCGTTCCGGGATTTGTCTATGCGCCGTTCAACGATTTTGCAGCGATTGAATCGCTCGTCACGGAGAAGACCACGGCGATCATGTTGGAGCCGATTCAGGGTGAGGGGGGCGTGCATGTCGCCGATCAAGCCTATCTGAAGAATCTGCGGGAGCTGTGCACGCAGAAGGATATCCTCCTGATTTTCGACGAAGTCCAGACCGGAATGGGGCGGACCGGGACGTTGTTTGCCTATGAGCAGCTGGGCGTGGAGCCCGACATCATGACGCTTGCCAAAGGGCTCGGTGGCGGGATGCCGATCGGCGCCTGTTTGGCCAAAGAGGCGGTCGCTGCAGTCTTCACGGCCGGGTCGCATGCCTCGACATTCGGCGGCAATCCGTTGGCCTGCGCTGCGGGGCTTGCGGTCTGTCGGATCTTGATCGAAGGGCGTGTGCTTGAGCAGGCCCGGCGCATGGGGGATTATCTGGCTAAAGGGCTGGCCGACTTCAAAGACCGTCATCGTGCGGTGCGGGACGTTCGAGGATTGGGGTTGTTACAGGGCCTGGAAGCGGAGATTGATGCGAAAGCCGTCGTGGCGGACTGTTTGAGCCGCGGCGTGCTGGTGAATGCCACCAGTGAACGGGTGCTGCGGTTTGTGCCGCCGCTCATCATTTCCCAGGCGGAAATCGATCGCGTCCTGGAGACGTTATCGTCCATCTTCAATCAACGGACGATGGCGGAAAAGGATCAGCCGCACTGA
- a CDS encoding PilZ domain-containing protein, with translation MPISALNKMASLLKPEKKSTETIFSSPDERRNQPRFTTQFRSTFSGGPNEGNGRTLDLSIGGCKIESGTVVGQGDKFECRLHIPDLDWPIMIDEAIVRWVEGKTFGLAFTRIRSGEQDKITAIISKIEQEQQA, from the coding sequence ATGCCAATTTCAGCGCTGAATAAAATGGCCTCGCTACTCAAGCCTGAGAAGAAGTCGACGGAGACCATCTTCTCGAGTCCTGATGAGCGTCGGAATCAACCTCGCTTTACCACGCAGTTTCGCAGCACCTTCTCAGGCGGCCCAAACGAAGGGAATGGACGAACGCTCGATCTGTCTATCGGAGGGTGCAAGATCGAAAGCGGAACGGTTGTCGGCCAAGGGGATAAGTTTGAATGTCGTCTCCATATTCCAGACCTCGATTGGCCAATTATGATCGATGAAGCAATCGTTCGCTGGGTTGAGGGGAAGACATTTGGGCTGGCTTTCACACGTATCAGGTCGGGAGAGCAAGATAAGATCACTGCCATTATCAGCAAGATTGAGCAGGAGCAGCAGGCCTGA
- a CDS encoding ATP-grasp domain-containing protein: MRRLRILVLMHEDLVPPDELNGHDLSKVGWKTEYDVVSTLRKLGHEVHPLGVKSDLGVIRTAIEAWRPHIAFNLLEEFDGISVYDQNVVSYLELLHMPYTGCNPRGLMLARDKALTKKVLSYHRIPYPDFMVVPQGRSAKRPKDLTFPLIVKSISEEASLGISQASIVEDDEKLKERVAFIHQSVGTGALVERYIEGREFYVGIMGNGHIQVLPVWELVMDKLPEDARRIATQRVKWSRKYQDKYGITSEEARNLPAGKAEEIQHMAKRVYRALGLSGYARIDVRMDAEGKVYVLEANPNPQIAHEEDFADSAEKADYSYKDLLQELLNVGLRWQPAKAA; encoded by the coding sequence ATGAGGCGACTGCGTATCCTCGTGCTGATGCATGAAGATCTGGTGCCGCCAGACGAGCTGAACGGCCACGATCTGAGCAAGGTCGGATGGAAGACCGAATACGATGTCGTGTCAACGCTCAGGAAATTGGGCCACGAGGTGCACCCGCTCGGAGTGAAGAGCGATTTAGGGGTGATCAGGACGGCGATCGAAGCATGGCGTCCGCACATCGCTTTCAATCTGCTGGAAGAATTCGACGGGATATCGGTGTATGACCAGAATGTCGTGTCATACCTCGAGTTGCTGCATATGCCCTATACCGGCTGCAATCCGCGCGGGCTCATGTTGGCGCGCGACAAAGCGCTGACGAAAAAGGTTCTTTCCTATCACCGGATTCCCTATCCCGACTTCATGGTCGTGCCCCAAGGCCGGAGCGCCAAGCGACCCAAAGATCTAACGTTCCCGCTCATCGTTAAGTCCATCAGCGAGGAAGCGTCGTTAGGCATCTCTCAAGCGTCGATTGTGGAAGATGATGAGAAGCTCAAAGAGCGGGTGGCCTTCATCCATCAAAGCGTCGGGACCGGTGCTCTGGTGGAACGGTATATCGAGGGGCGAGAGTTCTACGTCGGGATTATGGGCAATGGTCACATTCAGGTGTTGCCCGTGTGGGAACTGGTCATGGACAAACTCCCTGAGGATGCCAGGCGCATTGCCACTCAGCGGGTGAAGTGGAGCCGAAAGTATCAAGATAAGTACGGCATCACATCGGAGGAAGCCAGAAATCTTCCGGCCGGCAAGGCCGAGGAGATCCAACACATGGCCAAGCGGGTCTATCGAGCGCTCGGTCTCAGCGGATATGCGCGAATCGATGTTCGGATGGATGCGGAGGGGAAAGTCTATGTGCTGGAGGCCAATCCCAATCCGCAAATCGCGCATGAGGAGGACTTTGCCGATTCCGCCGAGAAAGCCGACTATAGCTACAAAGATCTACTCCAGGAACTGCTGAATGTCGGCTTGCGCTGGCAGCCGGCCAAAGCCGCTTAA
- a CDS encoding putative zinc-binding metallopeptidase, translating to MHRSALEIAKHPAHDLIDPEWVGWSDDQLLDLPMGRLNVEIKGGFLEGPIAELDRELESRHLRFRPHYWLSNEWFTPDGIPGIAIPFYLAHPRLAKLELTQMLEVEGGTPDWCLRILRHEAGHAIENAYRIRRRRTRQAIFGKSSQAYPKYYSPRPYSRSFVRHLDVWYAQSHPDEDFAETFAVWLTPDSTWHDRYRGWPVLKKLKYVDALMHELAEVEPTVVTTEEIDPLPSLKKTLREHYEQKRARYGVEHSLLYDPDLKRLFSDGSAQPGKPSAATFLNRFRREVRRKVASWTGEYQYTIDQVLEDMIQRCRQLDLRLSVAEEQAKLDFTILLTVHTMNYLRSGRHRVAL from the coding sequence ATGCATCGATCAGCACTTGAGATCGCCAAACACCCTGCACATGACTTGATTGATCCGGAGTGGGTCGGGTGGTCTGACGACCAGTTGTTGGATCTGCCGATGGGCCGGCTCAATGTGGAAATTAAAGGCGGCTTTCTGGAAGGCCCAATTGCTGAATTGGACCGTGAGTTGGAATCGCGGCACTTGCGATTCCGTCCGCACTATTGGCTGTCGAATGAGTGGTTCACGCCGGATGGTATCCCGGGCATTGCGATTCCGTTCTATCTGGCGCATCCCCGGCTGGCCAAGCTGGAGTTGACGCAGATGCTGGAAGTGGAAGGCGGGACGCCTGATTGGTGTCTGCGGATTCTCCGGCACGAAGCCGGACACGCGATTGAAAATGCGTATCGCATCCGCCGCCGCCGCACGCGGCAAGCCATCTTCGGCAAATCGTCCCAGGCCTATCCCAAATATTATAGCCCCAGACCCTACAGCCGGAGTTTTGTCCGGCATCTCGATGTGTGGTACGCCCAGAGTCATCCGGACGAAGACTTCGCCGAGACGTTTGCCGTCTGGCTGACGCCGGATTCCACCTGGCATGACCGGTATCGCGGGTGGCCGGTGCTGAAGAAACTGAAATATGTCGATGCGTTGATGCATGAGTTGGCCGAGGTCGAGCCGACCGTCGTGACGACTGAAGAGATCGATCCGCTCCCCAGCCTCAAGAAGACGCTACGTGAACATTATGAGCAAAAGCGCGCGCGTTATGGCGTGGAACATTCCCTCCTCTATGACCCCGACCTCAAACGGCTGTTTTCGGATGGGTCGGCGCAACCGGGCAAACCAAGCGCCGCGACCTTTCTCAACCGGTTTCGACGGGAAGTGCGCCGGAAGGTTGCCAGTTGGACCGGAGAGTACCAGTACACCATCGACCAGGTGTTGGAGGACATGATTCAACGATGTCGCCAATTGGACCTTCGCTTGTCGGTGGCAGAAGAGCAGGCCAAGCTGGATTTTACCATTCTGCTGACGGTGCATACGATGAATTATTTGCGTAGCGGCCGGCATCGGGTGGCCCTATGA
- the msrA gene encoding peptide-methionine (S)-S-oxide reductase MsrA: MSTGSEVITLAGGCFWCLEAVYDQIKGVLSVESGYIGGALENPSYEAVCGGRTGHAEAVRVTYDPSLISCRELIEIFFSIHDPTTLNRQGNDEGTQYRSAIFYHSPEQRQVAEAVKAAVTAQGLYPNPVVTEIVAATTWYEAERHHQEYFARNPLQGYCQFVVSPKVAKFRKQFVSKLKL; the protein is encoded by the coding sequence ATGAGCACCGGAAGCGAAGTCATCACTCTGGCGGGCGGGTGCTTCTGGTGTCTGGAGGCGGTCTATGACCAAATCAAGGGCGTCCTTTCGGTTGAATCCGGGTATATCGGAGGCGCCCTTGAGAATCCTTCGTACGAAGCGGTATGCGGTGGAAGGACAGGCCATGCCGAAGCGGTGCGGGTCACCTATGATCCCTCGCTGATTTCGTGTCGGGAGTTGATCGAGATCTTTTTCTCGATCCATGACCCCACGACGCTGAATCGCCAGGGCAACGACGAAGGCACGCAGTATCGTTCCGCCATTTTCTACCATTCACCCGAGCAGCGGCAGGTAGCTGAGGCGGTCAAGGCCGCGGTCACAGCCCAAGGGTTGTATCCTAACCCGGTCGTTACTGAGATTGTTGCGGCGACAACGTGGTATGAGGCTGAACGACATCACCAGGAATACTTCGCCAGGAATCCGCTTCAAGGGTACTGTCAGTTTGTGGTCAGTCCAAAGGTGGCCAAGTTTCGGAAACAGTTTGTGTCAAAGCTGAAGCTCTGA
- a CDS encoding DUF2628 domain-containing protein, whose product MKSCQHCRQQNSEDANFCAQCGMALALASSADSAGSTTADAPPEATPYTPLATDQDLWRQFVGPKADYYLEQFKKFSSDGQPRFALSWNWPAFLYISFLWFLYRKMYLHAFVYAIGPMASTYVTGDMTVGLVWSVMAGATANYLYYWHCKEEIAEIKKAGKLNPAAQEAALQDAGGVQPYVIYVGIVLYVIALAGVAKMLEEGQLDGDKIPTRPAKPVSTVST is encoded by the coding sequence ATGAAATCCTGTCAGCACTGTCGCCAACAGAACTCTGAAGACGCCAACTTCTGCGCGCAATGTGGAATGGCCCTCGCCCTCGCCTCGTCTGCCGACTCCGCTGGGAGTACGACTGCTGATGCACCACCCGAAGCAACACCCTACACGCCCCTCGCAACCGATCAGGATCTCTGGCGGCAGTTCGTCGGCCCGAAGGCCGATTATTATCTCGAACAGTTCAAGAAGTTTTCCTCCGACGGGCAGCCCAGATTCGCCCTCAGTTGGAACTGGCCGGCCTTCCTGTACATTTCGTTTCTCTGGTTTCTCTACCGGAAGATGTATCTGCACGCCTTTGTGTACGCCATCGGCCCCATGGCCTCGACCTATGTCACCGGCGACATGACCGTCGGCCTCGTGTGGAGCGTCATGGCCGGCGCCACGGCCAACTACCTGTACTACTGGCACTGCAAGGAAGAGATCGCAGAGATCAAGAAAGCGGGAAAGCTCAACCCCGCGGCGCAGGAGGCCGCCTTGCAGGACGCCGGCGGGGTCCAGCCGTATGTGATCTACGTGGGAATCGTGCTCTACGTGATTGCGCTGGCCGGCGTGGCCAAAATGCTTGAGGAAGGACAGCTGGACGGAGACAAGATCCCGACACGACCGGCGAAGCCTGTTTCGACTGTCTCTACCTAG